The following coding sequences are from one Streptomyces sp. NBC_00536 window:
- a CDS encoding arylamine N-acetyltransferase family protein has translation MTSGLSPELVGAYLRRLGIDEPGPPSVAALFALQRAHVGRVPYENLDIQLGRPPGIDPEGSARRLAAGRGGYCFHLNGAFALLLEALGYEVTRHVGGVYDDRASRKVSGNHLALSVRVPGDGGTNGDAGAYFVDTGLGDGPYEPLPLREGHWLQGGFAYTLTPLKNRTGWSFDNVGGPFPVMNFRSAPATMADFAAEHVRLTTAADSGFVRTLAVLRRDATGMDVLRGRTLSRVEAHTDPVKRELATPGEFFEVLAEVFGRELDDLDAADRAALWTRATAPADPKEKAQEKEKEKQP, from the coding sequence ATGACCTCCGGCCTGAGCCCAGAACTGGTGGGCGCCTACCTGCGGCGGCTCGGCATCGACGAGCCCGGACCGCCCTCCGTCGCCGCGCTGTTCGCGCTGCAGCGCGCCCACGTCGGGCGCGTCCCGTACGAGAACCTCGACATCCAGCTCGGGCGGCCGCCGGGCATCGACCCCGAGGGCTCCGCGCGCCGTCTCGCCGCGGGGCGGGGCGGGTACTGCTTCCACCTCAACGGCGCGTTCGCGCTGCTCCTCGAAGCGCTCGGGTACGAGGTCACCCGGCACGTCGGCGGCGTGTACGACGACCGCGCCTCCCGGAAGGTCAGCGGCAACCACCTCGCGCTGAGCGTGCGCGTGCCGGGGGACGGGGGCACGAACGGGGACGCCGGGGCGTACTTCGTGGACACCGGGCTCGGCGACGGGCCGTACGAGCCGCTCCCGCTGCGCGAGGGCCACTGGCTGCAGGGCGGCTTCGCGTACACCCTCACCCCGCTGAAGAACCGCACGGGCTGGAGCTTCGACAACGTGGGCGGGCCCTTCCCGGTGATGAACTTCCGCTCGGCCCCGGCGACGATGGCCGACTTCGCGGCCGAGCACGTCCGGCTGACCACCGCCGCCGACTCCGGGTTCGTACGGACGCTCGCCGTGCTGCGCCGGGACGCGACCGGGATGGATGTGCTGCGCGGCCGCACCCTGAGCCGCGTCGAGGCGCACACCGACCCGGTCAAACGGGAACTGGCCACCCCCGGGGAGTTCTTCGAAGTGCTGGCGGAGGTCTTCGGGCGGGAGCTGGACGATCTGGACGCGGCCGACCGGGCCGCGCTGTGGACCCGGGCGACCGCCCCGGCGGACCCCAAGGAGAAGGCGCAGGAGAAAGAGAAGGAGAAGCAGCCGTAG
- a CDS encoding PH domain-containing protein, with the protein METGTSGGATGVAGGPEWVGLPKGLLSLRRLLLVIWTGLFALGTGVLLGLLAGPAWAAFALVWVGLSAWCWVLLGRNWRSWRYAERADDLLISRGVMWRQETVVPYGRMQLVEVTSGPLERRFGLASVQLHTAAATTDATIPGLVPEEAERLRDRLTELGEARSAGL; encoded by the coding sequence ATGGAAACGGGGACTTCGGGTGGGGCGACGGGTGTGGCGGGTGGGCCCGAGTGGGTGGGGCTGCCCAAGGGGCTGCTCTCGCTCCGGCGGCTGCTGCTGGTGATCTGGACGGGGCTGTTCGCCCTCGGTACGGGCGTCCTGCTCGGGCTGCTGGCCGGGCCGGCCTGGGCGGCGTTCGCCCTGGTCTGGGTCGGGCTGTCGGCCTGGTGCTGGGTGCTGCTCGGGCGGAACTGGCGGTCCTGGCGGTACGCCGAGCGCGCCGACGACCTGCTGATCAGCCGCGGGGTGATGTGGCGGCAGGAGACGGTGGTGCCCTACGGGCGGATGCAACTGGTCGAGGTGACCTCCGGACCGCTGGAACGCCGCTTCGGGCTGGCCTCCGTACAGCTGCACACGGCGGCCGCGACCACGGACGCGACCATTCCCGGGCTGGTCCCCGAGGAAGCCGAACGGCTGCGCGACCGGCTGACCGAACTCGGCGAGGCAAGGTCGGCGGGCTTGTGA
- a CDS encoding SAM-dependent methyltransferase, whose protein sequence is MWPVRWRVAMEAALYGPDGFYVRPGGPGPAGHFRTSVHASPLYAGAVARLLLWVDEELGRPAELDLVDMGAGRGELLTGVLRELPAEVAARVRAYAVERAAEPAGLDPRIRWVAEPPEGAVGLLFANEWLDNVPLDVAEGGRYVLVSRDGTESPGGPLEPADRDWLERWWPAGPGIPGGGRAEIGRARDEAWGRAVASLSRGLAVAVDYAHERSARPPYGTLTGFRAGREVAPVPDGGGDVTAHVALDACAGAGVGAVLLSQRAALGVLGVSGARPPLSLASTDPGAYVRGLAVAGEAAELTARGGLGDFGWLVQPVGLAACALRGLFPDPPLPETGLCPDPVLKRRTG, encoded by the coding sequence ATGTGGCCGGTGCGGTGGCGGGTGGCCATGGAGGCCGCGCTGTACGGGCCGGACGGGTTCTACGTCCGTCCCGGTGGGCCCGGTCCCGCCGGGCACTTCCGCACCTCCGTGCACGCCTCGCCGCTGTACGCGGGCGCCGTGGCCCGGCTGCTGCTGTGGGTGGACGAGGAGCTGGGCCGCCCGGCGGAGCTGGACCTGGTCGACATGGGCGCCGGGCGCGGCGAGCTGCTGACGGGGGTGCTGCGGGAGCTGCCGGCGGAGGTGGCGGCGCGGGTGCGGGCGTACGCGGTGGAGCGGGCCGCGGAGCCCGCAGGCCTCGATCCGCGGATCCGGTGGGTGGCCGAGCCGCCCGAGGGGGCGGTGGGGCTGCTGTTCGCGAACGAATGGCTCGACAACGTGCCGCTGGACGTGGCCGAGGGCGGGCGGTACGTGCTCGTCTCCCGCGACGGTACGGAGTCACCCGGCGGGCCGCTGGAGCCGGCCGACCGGGACTGGCTGGAGCGGTGGTGGCCCGCCGGGCCCGGGATTCCGGGCGGCGGCCGGGCCGAGATCGGGCGGGCGCGCGACGAGGCGTGGGGGAGGGCGGTGGCGAGCCTCTCGCGGGGGCTGGCGGTGGCGGTGGACTACGCGCACGAGCGGTCGGCGCGGCCGCCGTACGGCACGCTGACCGGGTTCCGGGCGGGGCGGGAGGTGGCGCCGGTTCCGGACGGCGGGGGCGATGTCACCGCGCATGTCGCGCTCGATGCGTGTGCGGGGGCGGGGGTGGGGGCGGTGCTGCTGAGCCAGCGGGCGGCGCTGGGGGTGCTGGGGGTTTCGGGGGCCCGGCCGCCGCTGTCCCTCGCGTCGACGGATCCGGGGGCCTATGTGCGGGGGCTCGCGGTGGCGGGGGAGGCGGCGGAGCTTACCGCTCGCGGGGGGCTGGGGGACTTCGGGTGGCTGGTGCAGCCGGTGGGGCTGGCGGCCTGTGCGCTGCGCGGGCTGTTCCCCGACCCGCCCCTTCCCGAAACCGGGCTCTGCCCGGACCCGGTCCTCAAACGCCGGACGGGCTGA
- a CDS encoding NADH-quinone oxidoreductase subunit D has product MTETTVGIGGAAESTDMVLNIGPQHPSTHGVLRLRIVLDGERIISAEPVVGYMHRGAEKLFEARDYRQIVMLANRHDWLSAFSNELGVVMGVERMLGMEVPERAVWMRTLLAELNRVLNHLMFLGSYPLELGGITPIFHAFREREELQAVMEEISGGRMHYMFNRVGGLKEDLPAGWLGRARAAVADVRSRMDVYDNLVHGNEIFRGRTRGVGVLSAEAVHAYGVSGPIARASGVDFDLRRDEPYLAYGDLQDVLKVVTRTEGDCLARFECLLDQTHNALDLAVACLDRMEQLPPGPVNQRLPKVLKAPEGETYAWTENPLGINGYYLVSKGEKTPYRLKLRSASFNNIQALAVLLPGQLVADMVAILGSLFFVVGDIDK; this is encoded by the coding sequence ATGACGGAGACCACGGTCGGCATCGGCGGGGCGGCGGAGAGCACCGACATGGTGCTCAACATCGGCCCCCAGCACCCTTCCACGCACGGCGTGCTGCGCCTGCGCATCGTCCTGGACGGCGAGCGGATCATCTCCGCCGAGCCCGTGGTCGGCTACATGCACCGCGGCGCGGAGAAGCTCTTCGAAGCACGGGACTACCGCCAGATCGTCATGCTCGCGAACCGCCACGACTGGCTGTCCGCGTTCTCGAACGAGCTGGGCGTGGTCATGGGCGTCGAGCGGATGCTCGGCATGGAGGTGCCCGAGCGCGCGGTGTGGATGCGCACGCTGCTCGCCGAGCTGAACCGGGTGCTGAACCACCTGATGTTCCTCGGCTCCTACCCCCTGGAGCTGGGCGGGATCACCCCGATCTTCCACGCGTTCCGTGAGCGCGAGGAACTCCAGGCGGTCATGGAGGAGATCTCCGGCGGCCGCATGCACTACATGTTCAACCGGGTCGGCGGCCTCAAGGAGGACCTTCCGGCGGGCTGGCTCGGCCGGGCGCGGGCCGCGGTGGCCGACGTGCGGTCGCGGATGGACGTGTACGACAACCTGGTCCACGGGAACGAGATCTTCCGCGGCCGGACCCGCGGGGTCGGTGTCCTGTCGGCGGAGGCCGTGCACGCGTACGGCGTCTCCGGGCCGATCGCCCGCGCCTCGGGCGTGGACTTCGACCTGCGCCGCGACGAGCCGTACCTCGCCTACGGCGACCTCCAGGACGTCCTCAAGGTGGTCACCCGGACCGAGGGCGACTGCCTGGCCCGGTTCGAGTGCCTGCTGGACCAGACGCACAACGCGCTGGACCTGGCGGTGGCCTGCCTGGACCGGATGGAACAGCTGCCTCCGGGCCCGGTCAACCAGCGCCTCCCGAAGGTCCTGAAGGCGCCGGAGGGCGAGACGTACGCCTGGACCGAGAACCCCCTCGGGATCAACGGCTACTACCTCGTCTCGAAGGGCGAGAAGACCCCGTACCGGCTGAAGCTGCGGTCCGCGTCCTTCAACAACATCCAGGCGCTGGCCGTGCTGCTGCCGGGGCAGCTGGTCGCGGACATGGTGGCCATCCTCGGCTCGCTCTTCTTCGTCGTGGGCGACATCGACAAGTAG
- a CDS encoding response regulator transcription factor, protein MSIRVMLVDDQVLLRTGFRMVLAAQPDMEVVAEAGNGLEALEVLRATKVDVVLMDVRMPKLDGVEATRRICEPEEHPKVIILTTFDLDEYAFSGLKAGASGFMLKDVPPGELLAAIRSVHSGDAVVAPSTTRRLLDRFAPMLPTTSAEPQNKEVERLTEREREVMLLVAQGLSNGEIAARLVLSEATVKTHVGRILTKLNLRDRVQVVVLAYETGLVRAGGGPTS, encoded by the coding sequence ATGTCCATCCGAGTGATGCTCGTCGACGACCAGGTGCTGCTGCGCACCGGCTTCCGGATGGTGCTCGCCGCCCAGCCGGACATGGAGGTGGTCGCCGAGGCCGGCAACGGGCTGGAGGCGCTGGAGGTGCTGCGGGCCACCAAGGTCGACGTGGTGCTGATGGACGTCCGGATGCCGAAGCTCGACGGGGTCGAGGCGACCCGGCGGATCTGCGAGCCGGAAGAACACCCCAAGGTGATCATCCTGACCACCTTCGACCTCGACGAATACGCCTTCTCGGGCCTGAAGGCGGGTGCGAGCGGCTTCATGCTGAAGGACGTGCCGCCCGGGGAGCTGCTGGCCGCGATCCGCTCGGTGCACTCCGGTGACGCGGTGGTCGCCCCGTCGACCACGCGGCGGCTGCTGGACCGGTTCGCGCCGATGCTGCCGACGACCTCGGCCGAGCCGCAGAACAAGGAGGTCGAGCGGCTGACGGAGCGCGAGCGGGAGGTCATGCTGCTGGTCGCGCAGGGCCTGTCGAACGGCGAGATCGCGGCCCGCCTGGTCCTGTCGGAGGCCACCGTGAAAACCCACGTGGGCCGCATCCTCACCAAACTCAACCTCCGCGACCGCGTCCAGGTCGTCGTCCTGGCCTACGAAACCGGCCTCGTCCGCGCCGGCGGCGGCCCCACGTCCTAA
- a CDS encoding threonine aldolase family protein — translation MAYDTDEDAAQQKRRQDAFRGAERRLSRGGDATVAEQLAQLAALPALLGRDPDEGPDTYGNGVVAELERRVAALLGLEDAAYFPSGTMAQQVALRCWAARTGSPVVALHPRSHPEVHEDDALPVVSGLRTVYPTTEARQPTAAEVREHPEPFGTLMVELPLRDPGFLLPTWEELEELVAAGRERDAVIHFDGARLWETTVHFGKTLPEIAALADTVYVSFYKSLGGLSGAVLAGPRTLIEEARVWRHRYGGQVFRQFPQALSALAGLERELPRLPSYVDHAKVVAGALREGLEASGLPWFRIVPEVPVTHQFHVWAAYDADALTEASVRQAEETGTQLFGRWWEQDAPGLAMAELTVAHEGLSWTEQDVRDAVRGFVERIEGLGKA, via the coding sequence ATGGCATACGACACGGACGAAGACGCGGCGCAGCAGAAGAGGCGGCAGGACGCCTTCCGGGGCGCGGAGCGCAGGCTCTCCCGCGGCGGGGACGCGACCGTCGCCGAGCAGCTGGCTCAGCTCGCCGCGCTGCCCGCGCTGCTGGGCCGGGACCCGGACGAGGGGCCCGACACCTACGGCAACGGGGTGGTCGCGGAGCTGGAGCGGCGGGTCGCGGCGCTGCTGGGCCTGGAGGACGCGGCGTACTTCCCGTCCGGGACCATGGCCCAGCAGGTCGCGCTGCGCTGCTGGGCGGCCCGTACCGGCAGCCCGGTGGTGGCCCTGCACCCGCGCAGCCATCCCGAGGTGCACGAGGACGATGCGCTGCCCGTCGTATCGGGGCTGCGCACGGTGTACCCGACGACCGAGGCCCGCCAGCCGACGGCCGCGGAGGTACGGGAGCACCCGGAGCCCTTCGGCACGCTGATGGTGGAGCTGCCGCTGCGCGATCCCGGGTTCCTGCTGCCCACCTGGGAGGAGCTGGAGGAGCTGGTCGCGGCGGGCCGGGAGCGGGACGCGGTCATCCACTTCGACGGGGCGCGGCTGTGGGAGACCACCGTCCACTTCGGGAAGACGCTGCCGGAGATCGCGGCCCTCGCCGACACCGTGTACGTCTCCTTCTACAAGTCGCTCGGCGGGCTGAGCGGGGCGGTGCTGGCCGGACCGCGCACGCTGATCGAGGAGGCGCGCGTCTGGCGCCACCGGTACGGCGGCCAGGTCTTCCGCCAGTTCCCGCAGGCGCTGAGCGCGCTGGCCGGGCTGGAGCGGGAGCTGCCGCGGCTGCCGTCGTACGTGGACCACGCGAAGGTGGTCGCGGGGGCGCTGCGGGAGGGGCTGGAGGCCTCGGGGCTCCCGTGGTTCCGGATCGTGCCGGAGGTGCCGGTGACCCACCAGTTCCACGTGTGGGCGGCGTACGACGCGGACGCGCTGACGGAGGCGTCGGTGCGGCAGGCGGAGGAGACCGGGACCCAGCTGTTCGGCCGCTGGTGGGAGCAGGACGCGCCCGGGCTGGCGATGGCGGAGCTGACGGTCGCCCACGAGGGGCTGTCGTGGACGGAGCAGGACGTGCGGGACGCGGTCCGCGGCTTCGTGGAGCGGATCGAGGGATTGGGCAAGGCGTAG
- a CDS encoding PH domain-containing protein — protein sequence MTPTTPPTPTPLGVERRLHPFTPLRRAWVPIGGTAGVIVQQGERAQEWVKDSAEGLGSGLGALVLLAVVVAAGLYGFLSWRFTYYAVTPTELRIRTGLLFRRTAHIRLDRLQAVDVTRPLLARIVGVAKLKLDVIGTDDKDELSFLSEKDAVALRAELLARAAGFAPEEAAGVGEAPVRELLRLSTRQLVESLLLSVGVWAAVVGGLAAPAVVFWLSSSLWAAVVTLVPLLGAVWGRSLGRFLTEYDWTVAESPDGLRLDHGLADRAHETVPPGRVQTVRIVEPLLWRRRDWVRVELAVAGSKNDVLVPVASREAAYAVVARVLPGVDLTGLEFSPSPRAGARWVVPVWWKGYGLALTPEVFASRYGRVCRRTEIVPHAKVQSVRLTQGPWARVCGVANVHVDTGANAVVTAHLRGAADAAALLADQAARSRTSRATSRPDRWMT from the coding sequence GTGACGCCGACGACGCCGCCGACTCCGACTCCGCTCGGTGTGGAGCGCAGGCTGCACCCCTTCACCCCGCTGCGCCGCGCCTGGGTGCCCATCGGCGGCACCGCCGGTGTGATCGTCCAGCAGGGCGAACGCGCCCAGGAGTGGGTCAAGGACTCCGCCGAAGGCCTCGGCAGCGGCCTCGGGGCCCTCGTCCTGCTCGCCGTCGTCGTCGCCGCGGGCCTCTACGGCTTCCTGAGCTGGCGCTTCACCTACTACGCCGTCACCCCCACCGAACTGCGCATCCGCACCGGGCTCCTCTTCCGCCGCACCGCGCACATCCGGCTCGACCGGCTCCAGGCCGTCGACGTCACCCGGCCCCTGCTCGCCCGGATCGTCGGGGTCGCCAAACTCAAGCTCGACGTCATAGGCACCGACGACAAGGACGAACTGTCCTTTCTCTCCGAGAAGGACGCCGTCGCCCTGCGTGCCGAGCTGCTGGCGCGGGCCGCCGGATTCGCCCCCGAGGAGGCCGCCGGGGTCGGCGAGGCGCCCGTACGCGAACTGCTGCGCCTCAGCACGCGGCAGCTCGTCGAATCCCTGCTGCTCAGCGTGGGCGTCTGGGCGGCGGTCGTCGGCGGCCTCGCCGCGCCCGCCGTCGTCTTCTGGCTCAGCTCCAGCCTGTGGGCCGCCGTCGTCACCCTGGTGCCGCTGCTGGGCGCGGTGTGGGGGCGCAGCCTCGGCCGGTTCCTCACCGAATACGACTGGACGGTCGCCGAATCGCCCGACGGCCTGCGGCTGGACCACGGGCTCGCCGACCGGGCGCACGAGACGGTGCCGCCGGGGCGGGTGCAGACCGTACGGATCGTGGAACCGCTGCTGTGGCGGCGGCGCGACTGGGTCCGGGTGGAGCTGGCGGTGGCCGGGTCGAAGAACGACGTCCTGGTGCCGGTCGCTTCGCGGGAGGCGGCGTACGCGGTGGTCGCGCGGGTGCTGCCGGGGGTGGACCTGACCGGGCTGGAGTTCTCGCCCTCGCCGCGGGCCGGGGCGCGGTGGGTCGTGCCGGTGTGGTGGAAGGGGTACGGGCTTGCGCTGACCCCGGAGGTGTTCGCTTCGCGGTACGGGAGGGTGTGCCGGCGGACGGAGATCGTGCCGCACGCGAAGGTGCAGAGCGTGCGGTTGACGCAGGGGCCGTGGGCTCGGGTGTGCGGGGTGGCGAACGTGCATGTGGATACGGGGGCGAACGCGGTGGTCACGGCCCATCTGCGGGGCGCCGCCGACGCCGCCGCGCTCCTCGCGGACCAAGCGGCCCGCTCCCGCACCTCCCGCGCCACGTCCCGCCCCGACCGCTGGATGACCTGA
- a CDS encoding sensor histidine kinase, giving the protein MQRLYDFLRRHPTGVDSFWAVLLFGMAMLQVSGSYHSTRERLIAVPTVFALTAVVALRRKWPRPMLWLSVGTGVYQLATGSQPNLANLAMLVILYTIAAAEVPRWTSWTALALGLLAAPVTALRWGVDKNDVYADIFFVLTLIVPFALAWVLGDSLRTRRAYYAQLIERNQRLEGERAAQAKIAVAAERARIARELHDVVAHNVSVMVVQADGAAYVMDAAPEQAKEALQTISGTGRQALAEMRRLLGVLRTGEPQESEDYVPQPDVEQIEVLVEQVRTAGLTVDFKVEGSPRPLPTGVELTAYRIVQEALTNTRKHGGPDASASVRLVYFDDGLGLLVEDTGRGAAHELYEDGGADGAGHGLIGMRERVGMVGGTLDAGPRPGGGFRISALLPLKK; this is encoded by the coding sequence GTGCAGCGCCTCTACGATTTCCTCCGCAGACACCCGACGGGCGTCGACAGCTTCTGGGCTGTCCTCCTCTTCGGGATGGCCATGCTGCAGGTATCCGGGAGTTACCACTCGACCCGCGAGCGGCTGATCGCCGTACCGACCGTCTTCGCGCTGACTGCGGTCGTGGCCCTGCGCCGCAAGTGGCCCCGGCCCATGCTGTGGCTCAGCGTCGGCACGGGCGTCTACCAGCTGGCCACCGGCTCCCAGCCGAATCTGGCGAACCTCGCCATGCTGGTCATCCTGTACACGATCGCGGCCGCGGAAGTACCCCGCTGGACCTCCTGGACCGCGCTCGCCCTCGGCCTGCTCGCCGCCCCCGTCACCGCGCTGCGCTGGGGCGTCGACAAGAACGACGTCTACGCCGACATCTTCTTCGTCCTCACCCTGATCGTGCCCTTCGCCCTGGCCTGGGTGCTCGGCGACTCCCTGCGCACCCGGCGGGCGTACTACGCCCAGCTCATCGAGCGGAACCAGCGCCTGGAGGGCGAACGCGCCGCCCAGGCCAAGATCGCGGTCGCCGCCGAGCGCGCCCGGATCGCCCGCGAGCTGCACGACGTCGTCGCGCACAACGTCTCGGTGATGGTCGTCCAGGCCGACGGCGCCGCCTACGTCATGGACGCGGCCCCCGAACAGGCCAAGGAAGCCCTCCAGACGATCTCCGGCACCGGCCGCCAGGCGCTCGCCGAGATGCGCCGCCTGCTCGGCGTACTGCGCACCGGCGAACCGCAGGAGTCCGAGGACTATGTGCCGCAGCCCGACGTCGAACAGATCGAGGTGCTGGTCGAGCAGGTCCGTACGGCCGGACTCACCGTCGACTTCAAGGTCGAGGGAAGCCCCCGCCCGCTGCCGACCGGCGTCGAGCTGACGGCGTACCGGATCGTCCAGGAAGCCCTCACCAACACCCGCAAGCACGGCGGACCCGACGCCAGCGCGAGCGTCCGGCTGGTCTACTTCGACGACGGGCTCGGCCTGCTCGTCGAGGACACCGGGCGCGGCGCGGCCCACGAACTGTACGAGGACGGCGGCGCGGACGGCGCCGGGCACGGCCTGATCGGCATGCGAGAGCGGGTCGGTATGGTCGGCGGAACCCTGGACGCGGGGCCGCGCCCCGGCGGCGGCTTCCGGATCAGCGCGCTGCTCCCGTTGAAGAAGTGA
- a CDS encoding DUF5937 family protein — translation MSVTIDIAGLPTGRISFAPSPLAELCMALHALSQPAHHPGLHSWTTATAAALDPCLADRLLEGEVMWRSSFADIFMAFAGVPGGTGRPAGTLAEELDVLDSMDDERFVLAALEYCWLSLYNDGTAASPLTDPAARTKALEAAAARGPHQLDFSQRLLADPAGVRVWLRRLLEDCDEAFFADTWRRIEPRQNADARHKAEVLRRKGLPAALKEVSAALSLDPAGTTITVDKMVHGTATATDPRAGSGLVFVPTNFGWPHLLVVHAPGWLPVVHYPIGSPELISSPGSVELLQRRMEALAHPMRMRLCRSLARASYTTSELATVYGISAPEVSRHLSVLKKAGLLRTRRQGRYVQHELDLATVARIGTDFIEGILR, via the coding sequence ATGAGCGTCACCATCGACATCGCCGGCCTGCCCACCGGGCGCATCTCCTTCGCGCCCTCGCCGCTGGCCGAGCTGTGCATGGCGCTGCACGCGCTCTCGCAGCCCGCCCACCACCCGGGGCTGCACTCCTGGACCACCGCCACCGCCGCCGCCCTGGACCCGTGCCTGGCCGACCGGCTGCTGGAGGGCGAGGTCATGTGGCGCAGTTCGTTCGCGGACATCTTCATGGCCTTCGCCGGGGTGCCCGGCGGGACCGGGCGGCCCGCCGGGACGCTCGCCGAGGAGCTGGACGTGCTCGATTCGATGGACGACGAACGGTTCGTGCTCGCCGCCCTCGAATACTGCTGGCTGTCGCTCTACAACGACGGCACCGCGGCGTCCCCGCTGACCGACCCGGCGGCCCGGACGAAGGCCCTGGAGGCGGCCGCCGCGCGCGGCCCGCACCAGCTGGACTTCTCGCAGCGGCTGCTGGCGGACCCGGCGGGGGTCCGGGTGTGGCTGCGGCGGCTGCTGGAGGACTGCGACGAGGCGTTCTTCGCGGACACCTGGCGGCGGATCGAGCCGCGGCAGAACGCGGACGCCCGGCACAAGGCGGAGGTGCTGCGCCGCAAGGGCCTGCCCGCCGCGCTCAAGGAGGTGTCGGCGGCGCTGAGCCTGGACCCGGCCGGGACCACGATCACCGTGGACAAGATGGTCCACGGCACGGCGACGGCGACCGACCCGCGGGCCGGGTCCGGTCTGGTCTTCGTCCCGACGAACTTCGGCTGGCCGCACCTGCTGGTGGTGCACGCGCCGGGCTGGCTCCCGGTGGTGCATTATCCGATCGGTTCGCCGGAGCTGATTTCCTCCCCCGGTTCGGTGGAACTGCTCCAGCGGCGGATGGAGGCACTGGCCCATCCGATGCGGATGCGGCTGTGCCGGAGTCTGGCGCGGGCGTCCTATACGACGAGCGAACTGGCCACCGTGTACGGGATATCGGCGCCCGAGGTGTCGCGCCACCTGTCCGTGCTGAAGAAGGCCGGACTTCTGCGGACGCGGCGCCAAGGGCGGTACGTACAGCACGAGTTGGATCTGGCCACGGTGGCCCGTATCGGCACGGATTTCATCGAGGGAATCCTGCGGTAG
- a CDS encoding M28 family metallopeptidase → MPSRRIAAATAALAAAALASPLLLAGPAGASSPASDAARGDALARKLVAEATGKGAYNHLKVLQSIADYNNGTRVAGSKGHEQSATYISQVLKAAGYTVTKNEFSFVYTEAIAQTLKVNGAAPHDVPIHLMTYTASGPAAGVTARLAAAPVDADGSNGCEPGDFAAGAFTGRIALVKRGGCTFAVKQTNAAAAGAVGAIIYNNTEGGLNGTLGDPAVGKVPTGGISQADGEKLVADLATAPVEVTLDLRELRENRKTYNVVAETKGGDADNTVFLGAHLDSVAAGPGINDNGSGSAGILQVAQRLASSQSKVKNKVKFAWWSAEEYGLLGSEAYVASLTPAQQKQIKLYLNFDMIASPNSAYFVYDGDDSDATGAGPGPAGSAQLEKGITDFLDSNKIPHEGTDFSGRSDYGPFIAVGIPSGGTFTGAEGIKTPEQAARFGGTAGVAYDVNYHAKGDDITNIDQKALDINVDVIANAVGHYAYDLAPLTQPVTSHPTGGSGSGGGLHAGHDGVPE, encoded by the coding sequence ATGCCCTCACGCCGTATAGCCGCAGCCACCGCCGCCCTGGCGGCCGCAGCACTCGCCTCGCCCCTGCTGCTCGCGGGACCGGCCGGAGCCAGCTCCCCGGCCAGTGACGCCGCGCGGGGTGACGCGCTGGCCAGGAAGCTGGTCGCCGAGGCGACGGGGAAGGGGGCCTACAACCACCTCAAGGTGCTGCAGTCCATCGCGGACTACAACAACGGCACCCGGGTGGCCGGTTCGAAGGGCCACGAGCAGTCGGCCACCTACATCAGCCAGGTCCTCAAGGCGGCCGGCTACACGGTCACGAAGAACGAGTTCAGCTTCGTGTACACCGAGGCGATCGCCCAGACCCTGAAGGTGAACGGCGCCGCGCCCCACGACGTCCCGATCCACCTGATGACCTACACCGCCAGCGGCCCCGCCGCCGGGGTGACCGCCCGGCTGGCCGCCGCCCCCGTCGACGCGGACGGCAGCAACGGCTGCGAGCCCGGCGACTTCGCCGCGGGCGCCTTCACCGGCAGGATCGCGCTGGTCAAGCGCGGCGGCTGCACCTTCGCCGTCAAGCAGACCAACGCGGCCGCGGCCGGCGCGGTCGGCGCCATCATCTACAACAACACCGAGGGCGGTCTGAACGGCACCCTCGGCGACCCGGCCGTCGGCAAGGTCCCCACCGGCGGCATCAGCCAGGCCGACGGCGAGAAGCTCGTCGCCGACCTGGCGACCGCTCCGGTCGAGGTCACCCTGGACCTGCGGGAACTGCGCGAGAACCGCAAGACGTACAACGTCGTCGCGGAGACCAAGGGCGGCGACGCGGACAACACCGTCTTCCTCGGCGCGCACCTCGACTCGGTCGCGGCGGGCCCCGGCATCAACGACAACGGCTCCGGCTCGGCCGGCATCCTCCAGGTCGCGCAGCGGCTCGCGAGCAGCCAGTCGAAGGTCAAGAACAAGGTGAAGTTCGCCTGGTGGTCGGCGGAGGAGTACGGCCTCCTCGGCTCGGAGGCGTACGTCGCCTCGCTGACCCCCGCACAGCAGAAGCAGATCAAGCTCTACCTGAACTTCGACATGATCGCCTCGCCGAACTCCGCGTACTTCGTCTACGACGGCGACGACTCGGACGCCACCGGCGCGGGCCCCGGCCCCGCGGGCTCGGCGCAGCTGGAGAAGGGCATCACCGACTTCCTCGACTCCAACAAAATCCCGCACGAGGGCACGGACTTCTCCGGCCGCTCGGACTACGGCCCGTTCATCGCAGTCGGCATCCCCTCGGGCGGTACGTTCACCGGCGCCGAGGGCATCAAGACGCCGGAGCAGGCAGCCAGGTTCGGCGGAACGGCCGGGGTCGCCTACGACGTGAACTACCACGCCAAGGGTGACGACATCACCAACATCGACCAGAAGGCGCTCGACATCAATGTCGACGTCATCGCGAACGCGGTCGGCCACTACGCCTACGACCTGGCGCCCCTGACCCAGCCGGTCACCTCCCACCCGACGGGTGGTTCCGGCAGCGGAGGCGGCCTCCACGCGGGCCACGACGGCGTGCCGGAGTAA